From Rhododendron vialii isolate Sample 1 chromosome 10a, ASM3025357v1, the proteins below share one genomic window:
- the LOC131303664 gene encoding E3 ubiquitin-protein ligase RGLG2 isoform X1, with product MFWGVILVLLVGLGSAIYWRESRREARFAAEKLKSVQSIGLMGGKYSREGQSAASRGTSSAWDDYVNPQPPYPQESTSYDPPPQTAYPAYPPPQQYYPPPQTHGGRTQQPHRKLDRRYSRIADNYRSLEEVTEALARAGLESSNLIVGIDFTKSNEWTGAKSYNRRSLHHIGDSLNPYERAISIIGKSLATFDEDNLIPCYGFGDASTHDQEVFSFYPDERFCNGFEEVLSRYREIVPHLRLAGPTSFAPVIEMAMTIVEQSGGQYHVLVIIADGQVTRSVDTEGGQLSPQERRTVEAIVQASKFPLSIILVGVGDGPWDMMKEFDDNIPARAFDNFQFVNFTEIMSKNVSHSRKETEFALAALMEIPSQYKATIELNILGGRKGNAPERVPLPPPVYGAASSSSSKPSRAPSFPQSSPSFQRSSPSFPPSSPSFPPSSPYSYGLDSPVGTAPPVTSSTFDNQVCPICLTNPKDMAFGCGHQTCCDCGQDLHVCPICRSPIQTRIKLY from the exons ATGttttggggagtgattttggtCCTTTTGGTTGGCTTGGGGTCTGCAATATATTGGAGAGAATCCAG GAGAGAAGCCAGGTTTGCTGCTGAAAAATTGAAGTCTGTTCAGAGTATTGGGTTGATGGGGGGAAAATATTCGAGGGAGGGGCAGTCTGCAGCTTCTCGGGGTACTTCGTCTGCTTGGGATGATTACGTAAATCCTCAACCACCGTATCCGCAAGAAAGCACAAGTTACGATCCCCCTCCCCAAACAGCTTATCCAGCGTATCCACCACCTCAACAGTATTATCCGCCTCCTCAAACCCATGGGGGTCGGACCCAACAACCGCATAGGAAGCTAGATAGGCGGTACTCGAGGATTGCTGATAATTACCGCTCCTTGGAGGAG GTGACCGAGGCTCTTGCGCGTGCTGGCCTTGAGTCTTCTAATCTCATTGTTGGTATTGACTTCACCAAGAGCAATGAGTGGACAG GTGCAAAATCATACAACAGAAGAAGTTTGCATCATATTGGAGATAGTTTAAATCCCTATGAACGAGCCATATCTATTATTGGCAAAAGTTTAGCAACATTTGATGAGGATAACTTGATTCCTTGCTATGGATTTGGAGATG CATCGACACACGACCAAgaagtttttagtttttatccAGATGAGAGATTTTGTAATGGCTTTGAGGAAGTGTTGAGCCGCTACAGGGAGATTGTTCCTCATCTACGTCTAGCAG GACCGACATCTTTTGCCCCTGTTATTGAAATGGCCATGACAATTGTAGAACAGAGTGGTGGGCAATACCATGTGTTAGTAATAATTGCAGATGGTCAG GTTACTAGAAGCGTTGATACTGAGGGCGGTCAGTTGAGTCCACAGGAGAGGAGAACTGTTGAAGCGATTGTGCAAGCGAG CAAGTTCCCCTTGTCTATCATACTGGTTGGGGTTGGGGATGGCCCGTGGGACATGATGAAAGAATTTGATGACAATATCCCTGCTAGGGCCTTTGATAATTTCCAA TTTGTCAATTTTACAGAAATTATGTCAAAGAACGTGTCCCATTCCCGAAAAGAAacagaatttgctcttgcagcTTTGATGGAAATTCCTTCTCAGTACAAGGCAACAATAGAGCTCAACATATTAGG TGGCCGGAAAGGAAATGCTCCTGAGAGGGTTCCCCTCCCTCCACCCGTGTATGGTGCTGCTTCTTCTAGCAGTTCAAAACCTTCGCGAGCACCTAGTTTCCCGCAGAGCTCGCCCAGTTTCCAGCGGAGCTCGCCCAGTTTCCCGCCAAGCTCCCCGAGTTTCCCGCCGAGCTCCCCTTACTCTTACGGCCTGGACAGTCCTGTTGGTACAGCTCCACCTGTCACAAGTTCTACTTTTGATAACCAG GTTTGCCCCATTTGTCTTACTAATCCGAAGGACATGGCTTTTGGTTGTGGACATCAG ACGTGTTGCGACTGTGGACAAGATCTTCATGTATGCCCCATTTGTCGATCTCCAATCCAAACCAGAATAAAGCTCTACTAA
- the LOC131303664 gene encoding E3 ubiquitin-protein ligase RGLG2 isoform X2 produces the protein MGGKYSREGQSAASRGTSSAWDDYVNPQPPYPQESTSYDPPPQTAYPAYPPPQQYYPPPQTHGGRTQQPHRKLDRRYSRIADNYRSLEEVTEALARAGLESSNLIVGIDFTKSNEWTGAKSYNRRSLHHIGDSLNPYERAISIIGKSLATFDEDNLIPCYGFGDASTHDQEVFSFYPDERFCNGFEEVLSRYREIVPHLRLAGPTSFAPVIEMAMTIVEQSGGQYHVLVIIADGQVTRSVDTEGGQLSPQERRTVEAIVQASKFPLSIILVGVGDGPWDMMKEFDDNIPARAFDNFQFVNFTEIMSKNVSHSRKETEFALAALMEIPSQYKATIELNILGGRKGNAPERVPLPPPVYGAASSSSSKPSRAPSFPQSSPSFQRSSPSFPPSSPSFPPSSPYSYGLDSPVGTAPPVTSSTFDNQVCPICLTNPKDMAFGCGHQTCCDCGQDLHVCPICRSPIQTRIKLY, from the exons ATGGGGGGAAAATATTCGAGGGAGGGGCAGTCTGCAGCTTCTCGGGGTACTTCGTCTGCTTGGGATGATTACGTAAATCCTCAACCACCGTATCCGCAAGAAAGCACAAGTTACGATCCCCCTCCCCAAACAGCTTATCCAGCGTATCCACCACCTCAACAGTATTATCCGCCTCCTCAAACCCATGGGGGTCGGACCCAACAACCGCATAGGAAGCTAGATAGGCGGTACTCGAGGATTGCTGATAATTACCGCTCCTTGGAGGAG GTGACCGAGGCTCTTGCGCGTGCTGGCCTTGAGTCTTCTAATCTCATTGTTGGTATTGACTTCACCAAGAGCAATGAGTGGACAG GTGCAAAATCATACAACAGAAGAAGTTTGCATCATATTGGAGATAGTTTAAATCCCTATGAACGAGCCATATCTATTATTGGCAAAAGTTTAGCAACATTTGATGAGGATAACTTGATTCCTTGCTATGGATTTGGAGATG CATCGACACACGACCAAgaagtttttagtttttatccAGATGAGAGATTTTGTAATGGCTTTGAGGAAGTGTTGAGCCGCTACAGGGAGATTGTTCCTCATCTACGTCTAGCAG GACCGACATCTTTTGCCCCTGTTATTGAAATGGCCATGACAATTGTAGAACAGAGTGGTGGGCAATACCATGTGTTAGTAATAATTGCAGATGGTCAG GTTACTAGAAGCGTTGATACTGAGGGCGGTCAGTTGAGTCCACAGGAGAGGAGAACTGTTGAAGCGATTGTGCAAGCGAG CAAGTTCCCCTTGTCTATCATACTGGTTGGGGTTGGGGATGGCCCGTGGGACATGATGAAAGAATTTGATGACAATATCCCTGCTAGGGCCTTTGATAATTTCCAA TTTGTCAATTTTACAGAAATTATGTCAAAGAACGTGTCCCATTCCCGAAAAGAAacagaatttgctcttgcagcTTTGATGGAAATTCCTTCTCAGTACAAGGCAACAATAGAGCTCAACATATTAGG TGGCCGGAAAGGAAATGCTCCTGAGAGGGTTCCCCTCCCTCCACCCGTGTATGGTGCTGCTTCTTCTAGCAGTTCAAAACCTTCGCGAGCACCTAGTTTCCCGCAGAGCTCGCCCAGTTTCCAGCGGAGCTCGCCCAGTTTCCCGCCAAGCTCCCCGAGTTTCCCGCCGAGCTCCCCTTACTCTTACGGCCTGGACAGTCCTGTTGGTACAGCTCCACCTGTCACAAGTTCTACTTTTGATAACCAG GTTTGCCCCATTTGTCTTACTAATCCGAAGGACATGGCTTTTGGTTGTGGACATCAG ACGTGTTGCGACTGTGGACAAGATCTTCATGTATGCCCCATTTGTCGATCTCCAATCCAAACCAGAATAAAGCTCTACTAA
- the LOC131304014 gene encoding probable methyltransferase PMT9: protein MRQKSELLTTTKLLKYVLIGLIVFLGLICLYSGSSVAPGLRKPGDDVDDGADPVSSRFVTRHDFDELFDDQEHNPEVPKSIPICDRRYSELIPCLDRNLIYQLRLKPNMTLMEHYERHCPPPQRRYNCLIPPPNGYKIPIRWPASRDEVWKANIPHTHLALEKSDQNWMVVDGDKIKFPGGGTHFHDGADKYISAIAGMLKFPGDKLSNGGNIRNVLDVGCGVASFGAYLLPLNIIAMSLAPNDVHENQIQFALERGIPSTLGVLGTRRLPFPSRSFELAHCSRCRIDWLQRGGILLLELDRLIQPGGYFVYSSPEAYAHDAENRRIWNAMYDLLRRMCWRVVSRKEQTVVWAKSLSNSCYLKRNEGTHPPLCSSDDDPDASWNVLMKPCITPYSAKMHREKGSGLEPWPKRLTAAPPRLEEVNVSPDEFHEDTSIWHYRVTEYWMQMKSVIRKDSFRNVMDMHSNLGGFAAAVKDKDVWVMNVAPVNSSSRLKIIYDRGLIGTVHDWCESFSTYPRTYDLLHAWTVFSEIESRGCSAEDLLIEMDRILRPEGLVIIRDKPSVINHVRKFLTALRWDGWLSEVEPRIDALSSNEERVLIARKKLWEDEAAIM, encoded by the exons ATGAGGCAGAAAAGCGAGCTCCTCACCACAACTAAGCTACTCAAGTACGTCCTGATAGGGCTAATCGTTTTCCTCGGCTTGATTTGTCTCTACTCCGGTTCGTCGGTTGCCCCCGGCCTGCGGAAACCCGGCGACGACGTGGACGACGGCGCCGATCCTGTTAGCAGCCGGTTTGTTACGAGACACGATTTCGACGAGTTGTTTGACGACCAAGAGCATAATCCTGAAGTCCCCAAAAGTATACCC ATATGTGATAGGAGGTACTCAGAACTGATACCATGTTTGGATAGAAACTTGATATATCAGTTAAGATTGAAGCCTAATATGACGCTAATGGAGCACTATGAACGGCATTGTCCACCGCCCCAACGGCGTTATAACTGCCTTATTCCCCCTCCAAATGGATACAAG ATCCCAATCAGATGGCCAGCAAGTAGGGATGAAGTGTGGAAGGCAAATATACCGCATACACATCTTGCACTGGAGAAATCGGATCAGAATTGGATGGTTGTGGATGGGGACAAGATAAAGTTCCCCGGTGGGGGAACTCATTTCCATGATGGAGCTGATAAGTACATAAGTGCTATTGCCGGG ATGCTTAAGTTTCCTGGTGATAAACTTAGCAATGGTGGAAATATTCGCAATGTCCTTGATGTGGGTTGTGGAGTTGCAAGCTTTGGGGCATATCTTCTTCCCCTCAACATTATAGCCATGTCTCTCGCGCCTAATGATGTTCATGAGAATCAAATACAGTTTGCCTTAGAGAGGGGAATCCCATCTACTCTAGGTGTTTTGGGAACACGTAGACTGCCTTTTCCAAGCCGATCATTTGAACTTGCCCATTGTTCTCGATGTAGAATTGATTGGCTTCAAAGAGGTGGAATTCTTTTGTTGGAACTGGACAGGTTAATACAACCAGGGGGGTATTTTGTGTACTCTTCTCCTGAAGCGTATGCACATGATGCTGAGAACCGAAGGATTTGGAATGCTATGTATGATCTTCTGAGAAGGATGTGCTGGAGAGTTGTTTCAAGGAAAGAGCAGACAGTTGTATGGGCAAAGTCACTGAGTAATAGCTGTTACCTGAAGAGAAATGAAGGGACCCACCCTCCATTGTGCAGTTCTGATGATGATCCAGATGCAAGTTGGAATGTGCTGATGAAACCGTGCATCACCCCATATTCAGCCA AGATGCACAGAGAAAAAGGGAGCGGTTTAGAACCTTGGCCAAAAAGGCTTACGGCGGCTCCTCCTCGTCTTGAAGAAGTTAATGTTAGCCCTGATGAGTTTCATGAAGACACT AGCATATGGCATTATAGAGTGACCGAGTACTGGATGCAGATGAAATCTGTTATACGAAAGGACTCCTTTAGGAATGTGATGGACATGCACTCAAATCTTGGTGGATTTGCTGCTGCTGTCAAAGATAAAGATGTTTGGGTAATGAACGTTGCTCCAGTTAATTCGTCATCCAGGTTGAAGATTATATATGATCGCGGCCTGATTGGAACAGTCCACGACTG GTGTGAATCATTCTCTACATACCCTCGCACCTACGATCTCCTTCATGCCTGGACAGTGTTTTCAGAGATTGAAAGTCGTGGCTGTAGTGCAGAGGATCTTCTGATCGAGATGGACCGTATCCTACGGCCCGAGGGCCTTGTCATCATAAGAGACAAGCCTTCCGTCATAAACCATGTGCGCAAATTCTTGACTGCTTTAAGATGGGATGGATGGTTATCAGAAGTAGAACCAAGGATTGATGCACTCTCCTCGAATGAGGAAAGAGTACTCATTGCAAGAAAGAAGCTTTGGGAGGACGAGGCTGCAATCATGTGA